TATAAATATTCTCCCAACGATAGGCGATATTGCCTTCGAAAATCAGCAGCGTGAGTTCCGGAGAGTCGACAAGATCACCAGAAACAGTTCCACCTGGCCCCTCAACTTCGAGGGATTTTATTTTGCGTTTAGGCTCCCACAGAATGGACCCAACAAATCCCCATGATTGCGGATTTAATTTGGAATAACTTACGCCTAAGCCCGCCGAAGAATCCATCGTATAAGTGGTATCAACGTAGCCAGAGCCTGAAGTTGTGGAAACATAGGTGTCTTCGAATCGGGCTTTAGTAGCTGTGGAATAATAAAGCGAAACACTGACACGCGGACCGGTTTTGTCTGCTTCAGGAAGCAAGATGTCCGTGCTTTCAACCGTTTTGCCACTGGCTTTTAAAAGCGCTGGTTCGACAGGCATTCCTACTACCAATCCCGTACAATCCGCTGATTCCATGGTTAAAAGATTAGACTCTATATCTGTAAGCGACAATGAACACTGAGTTCCATCCTTCAATGTCACTAAATAAAGCTTTCCTTTTTCTAACGGGATAGGCTGGCTGGCTTCAACAATAACAACATTGTGACTGCGAATGATCTGCTTCACTTTATACGATACATTCGTAGGGGTTTGGGATGTTGCAACGGCACTATGCACAGGAGCAGAAGCTGAGGGAGCCAATTCCGGAGATGAACTTACACTGGGAACTGACGAGGTAGCAGGTACAGATGCCGCTGGTGCCGGTGCTTCAGGCGAAGGCGATTGAATTTCTTCTTGTCCCACCGCTAATGGAGATGCCGCCTCTTGCGCCATCAGGGGAGACAAAACTAAAAACGCTACTACAAAAGAAAGAACCTTCTTCACACGCCCTCACTACAAAAAATTGTTTAATTCATGATGGCAATGAAAAGGACATGAAGTTAAGTCAAAATAGTTTGTTTAGACCTAAACCTAGCTTGTTTATTCTTCGTCGGTGGTTTCAGGCTTTGAAGTCTGGGACAACTCATCCAAAGCCATTTCGGCGCGGGTTTTGTATCCCTTTTTTGTATTACAGTCTTTGCAGGATGGAACGCAGTTGTTCTTGTTGGACTTCCCACCTCGCGCGATAGGAATTAAGTGATCCATTGTGAGATCGGCAGGCTTAAATCTTTCGCCACAGTGATAGCAAAGGCCTTTACCCAGCTCTTGCTTCCACCATTGGCTTTGGCGCAGCTCGCGGGCCTTTGCTTTCTCACGTTTTTGGTGCTCAGGAGGAGCCGCCGAAAAGAAATAATCCATGGGGCTGTTATAGACTAAGTCCGGTCTGACCGCAAGTTTCTAGACCTTTGAAGAGCCGCGAATACCTTCATTTTTAGGGGATTTTTACCGATATCAACGTGAAGGAGAACGAGCGTATGTCAGTAAAAACCTTTAAAAAGGGCGAAGTGATCTATAAAGATGGCGACAAAATCACGTCCGTCTATCTTATTCAAACTGGTGCTGCCAATCAGTGTCTGATTCGTGGAAAAAAGACCATTGATTTGTTCCAGTTGGGCTCGTCTCACATCCTCGGAGATCAGGTGATTTTGGGTCAAAACACCCACCCTACTTCCGCGATCGCAACTACGGAAACAAAAGTTTTAGAAATCCCCGTTGAAACTTTGAAACAACAGTACGAGGGCGCTCCTCAGATGTTGAAGGTGATCATTAAGTCACTGGCCGACCGTCTTCGTCTGGCAGTGAATGATGTTCGCTCTAGCAAGCTTGAAAAAGATTCTTCTCCTTGTCCTGAAGACCAAGTAGCGAAAGCTTTTGGCGCTGTTTTCCATACCGCCAACCATAAGGGAGATCGCTCGACTCCCGGTCGCGTCGTTGTCGATTGGAATATGATGAAGCAGTACTCTCAACGTGTGATGGGTGAAGGCCCGAAACGTGTGGAGCAAGTCATCAACGTCCTTGTGAAATTGAAGCTCGCACTTTATGAAATGGGTAAAGCTCCAGACAATCCAGATGGACCGGAGGAGATTCAAAAAGTTCACTTCTTGGATTTGGGTCTTTTAGAAAGCTTCTTTGAATTCTATCAATATTACTATTTCAAAAATCGTTCAGATCTTTTGAAAGTCGATGAGCTTTGTCAGCAAATGCTCGACGCTCTTTTAAAACTTTGCGAGAACGAACAACCGGACCGCTTTGGTATCGTGGGTGTGGAGTTCGCAAAATTCAGCGAGCACTGCAAAAGTGAACTCGGTATTAACTTGAACAATGACCACTTTGCCCGCCTTGAAGGTAAAGGCGTGTTCATGAAGCGTAAAACCGGTAGCACCGGTGTTATTCTGCAATTTGAACTGAAAGAATTCCGCTCAGTCTTCCAAAGTTGGAAGATGCTTCGTGAAATTGAAAAATGGAACGAAAAAGGCTTCGTCGATATGGACGAAAAAGAAGACAAACCTAAGAAAAAGACCGTGGGCGGCCCAGCCTGCCCGGCGTGCGCCGTGGAATTGCAAGCGGGCGCGAAGTTCTGCCACGAATGTGGTCATAAAATAGTAGCGGCGGCATAAGATGAGTGAGGCCTTGATCGTTTTTAAAGCAGTTAGTACCGACTCTGATAAGCAAATGCTTTTACAAAAAGCTTTGGCGAAAAAAGAGACTCTTTATCTTCGTGATAAGTTTGATCGCACTATCGCTTTAAAACCGGTGAGTATCAACTCGAACAATCAAATCAAGTGTCATCATCCCGAAGACATGACGATGAACACGAATGAAAAAGACACCTTTACGGCGAGCTTTTCCATCAGCGGAGAGAAATATCTTTTCGAAACTCATCCGGTCGTGTCTGAACACTATGTGACTTTGACGGTGTTAAACCTGTTCCACTTACAAAGACGTCGCAACTATCGCTATGTGATGCCGGAAAATTATTCGGCGGAATTTGTTATTAACTATTTGAACCAGTCCATCTGCTCTCACCCCTGCCGTCTGATTGATTTAAGCACGGAAGGTTGTGCGGTGGAAATCATGCAAGAAAGTGCAAATCTTCACCTAGAAGACTTGGTCGAAGCTGAAATCTTTCTAGGCGATCGTGAACCCATCATGGTTCAAGGTGTGATCAAAAACATCCGCGTGAAGGATGATACACAACTGGTGTTAGGTGTGGAATTCAATCACTTGGCGAACTCCAGTGAAGAAAAAATTGTAACGTCCCTCACAGATCTTCAACGCGAAATCTTTTTTAGAAGAAAAGCGGCTTAAAAGGGGCCAAACCCCTTTTTAAAGATGTCGGATTTCAGCAGGTTTATTAAACCAGTTGTTATTCAAACCATCAAAATACGTCACCGGCGCATCAATCAGCTCTTGAGCATCAACATCATCCAGGCATGCAAGTGCAATAGACACGAATGCTCCGCCGATTTCTTCGACATGCCCCCGACCAAACGGACGACATCCACAGTTTTTGCAAAAAAGATGATGCCCGCTGAAGGTACCAAATTGATAGTCTGAAAGACTTTCTTGGCCCGCAAGCAATTCGAAGTTTTCAGGCTTGATAATGACGCTCCAACTGCGCACTTTGCGGCAATAAGTGCAATTGCACCTTCCGGTCCCTTTGCTAAGATCTATTTTGGCTTTGATCTTGACTGATCCACAATGACAACTGCCGTGATAAGTTTTTTCTGCCATATAAAACGTCCTTTCAAAACTCTTTAGTAATTTCAGTGTAGGTTTAAATATGTCAAAATATGGCATATTTGTTTTTAAAAGAAGATTATGGCTAAAAGCAGTTATCAAAATAAAAAAGATCGAATGGACCGCCTTTTAGGCCTTCTGAAGGCAGAGGATCACTCTACCAGTTTGGCCCTGGCAAAAAAACTGCGTGTGAGTCATCGCACTTTAATGCGCGACCTGGAAGAACTTAAAGCTTCGGGTATACCTGTCGAAGCGGATCGTGGACGCGGCGGAGGCTTGCGTTTAAATGCCCAGTGGGGTTTAGGTCGTCTGCAAGTGAACTACAAAGAATCTTTAGATCTGCTTTTGTCCTTAGCGATTGCGGAAAAATTTAACTCACCGGTACTGCTTTCCAGCGTGAAATCATTAAGAGATAAAGTGTTTCAATCCTTTCCCGAAGAACACCGTAAGAAATTGCAGCTGATTCGAAAAAGAGTCCGCATAACCACTTACGCTGACGAGAGCGTGCGTGCAACGTATGATAACGTTCCCGCCCCTGTACAAAATGCTTTGCATGAAGCTTTTTTTGAAATGCGATGCCTTAAGATTGCCTATCGCGATGAAAAGAAAAACATCACAGAACGTTTGATAGAGCCTCACTATCTGCTGCTCAGTTTTCCCCTCTGGTACGTCATGGCTTGGGACCATCTCCGTCAGGATCTAAGATCCTTCCGCGTGGATCGCATTCAAAAAGCTTCTGTGCACGCACAAGAGACGTTTCACATGCACCATCAGGACCTCTTCCAGAAAACCTTACAGAAATTTTCTGAAAGCCTGTGATCGCACACTGGACGTCATGCTCTTAATCACGCACTCCCCTTTTTTATTCAATTCTCACGTTCTTTGCCGCAACCTCGAAGAAAACGCCCACGTTATCAAAAGGATCGTCATGGAAGAGATGATTGAAGAAGTCGAAGAAATGAATGAAGAAAAATCCAGCCTCTGGCCCTGGTTGATCGCGGGAGCCGCCGTCGGCGCAGCCTACGTCTATTTCACGCAAAGCGAATCCGGCAAAAGAATTACGGAAGATGCGAAAGAATACTTCCGCACCGGAACAACCCGCGACGATCGCCTGCAAATGAAAGTGTTTTCAGAATTAAGCCGAATACTAGGAGCGGGAAAAGAAATTCAAGTGCGGGCTGAAAAAGGCAGCATCATTTTAAGCGGAGCTATTTTAAGTGAAGCGCTTGAAGAAGTTCTTGTCTGCGCCAGACACATTCCCGGCGTCAAAAGCGTCATTAACAATCTCGAAGTTCGCCAGCAGCACTAATTCGCGGCTGTCATCTCAAATGCTTCCGCACTAGCGTGTGGGATAATAAAGCTTATTGTCCCACATACCTTCGTTGAAATACTGAATAGTCGCTTTTAACTTTTGTTCTAAGGCCGATTTACGAGCTTGCTGTTCCTCTGTGATCATAGATCCATTCAGCTCTTTCATGCCTTCACGATCTAACAATGAATACATCTGTGGCTCGCTGTGCCCTGGAGTCCAACGCAGGTAAAAGTCCTGAGCAAAAAGAAGATAGCGGCCATCAATAAAATTCACCGCAGACTTATCCCCGTCCACAAACATCGAACTTCCTAAATAGTTTTTATCCTTTTCAGGAATGCCTAAAAAATCCAAAACCGTCGGTGGAATATCAATTTGCTGAACAATCTTTTCCGTGTCCACTTGCGGAAATTCAAACGAAGGATGGTACAAGAAAAGCGGGATGCGATAACTGCCCAAATCATTTTCGTACTCTTTACGATAGTGCATGGATGTGTGATCCGCCGTTACGATGAAGAGCGTGTCCTTGTACCAAGGTTTTTTGGCAGCCTCTTCAAAGAACTTCTTCAAAGCAAAGTCCGTGTAAGCCACCGTTTTTAAAATCTCAATCGGTCCTTCCGGAAATTGATCCTTGTACTGCGCAGGAACTTTGAAAGGTTGATGCGACGACAGTGTGAAAACCGAAGTCATGAAAGGCTGAGGCACAGAGTCCAACTGCACCAGCATCCATTGCAAGAAAGGCTCATCCCAAATACCCCACACTCCATCATCATCCGACGGATTGTTGTATTCTTTCGAACCGAAGTATTTCTCAACCCCCGCACTTTGCATGAAGGAATCAAAGTACATTGTGCCGTTATGACCACCGTGGAAGAAACTCGTGGAATAGCCCTTCTGCGAAAGCAACGTCCCCAAGCCCAAAAAGTAGTTGGAAGTAAAGTGCGAAGAAATAAAAGGCTCGCTCATCAAAGCAGGGATTCCCGCCATGACCGCCCCGACGCCCTCAATCGAACGACGACCATTGGCATAAGCGTTTTTAAAGACCAAAGATTTTTCCATCAAAGAATCCATAAACGGCGTATAGCTTTTGCCATTCACGGGACCCAGGTATTCTTCTCCGAAGCTTTCTAAAATAATCAAAACGATATTCTGAGGCTTCGGCAAACGAAGACCTTCCATTTTAGAGCCGACAAAAGAACCGTTCAAATGCCTCAACATATCGTCTTTGTTTTCAAAGTACTTTTCTTGCTTCAGCCCTTGAGCACCGTAGCTTTTAATAAAAGTAAAAGACGAATTTAAAACTAGATTGTTTAATAAAGGCGCGGAAAACACATTCGCACTGACAAAATTCACGGGCTTGCTTTGTAAACCTCCGCGAATACCCACCACTGAAATCACGATCGCCATGAAAGACAAAAAGCCATGGGACAGCCAGTAACCCAAAGGTTTCTTTCTTTGCCCGGCCCAGTAAATGCCTTTTTGCTTTTTAAAACTGAACTTAAAAATGGCGAAAACAAATAAAGCCACCAAAGCCGTGTTAACCAGAAACAACAGCCAATAACTGGAAATAAAATTCCATATCTTACCCTGCATCTCGCCCATGATAAAAAGGCTGTCATAGGTAAAGCGGCGGCCGACGAAGTTGATAAACTCGGTATCGCCCAAATTTAAGATGAAAAGAGGGATTTGCAAGACGGTGAAACCCAAAGCCAAAAGCCATTGCCACCCTTTTTGCCAGCTTCGAGGCCAAGGAATCATCGCCAGCAAAATCAGCGGCGCAGAAAGACTTAAGACCGCCGAAATATCAAAGCGCAGACCGACAACGAAGGACCATAGGATGTCCGAGAGCTCCTTGGATTTAAAAAGGCTCCAATTCCATAGCAGAAACTCTACGCGCGCGAAGAAATAAAAAAGCAGGGCTAAGAGCGCTAAAGCAAAGACTTTTAGCAGGCGTGACGTCGGTCCAAACATACCGCCCATAGTACATCGACCGCCCGTGTCATTCAAGTGGACTTAGCTCGGTGCCTCTGCTACTTTCCCCCTCTATGACACCAGAACAAATGAAAGAAAGATTAGAATCTCACTACCAAGGCGCGAAGATCGAAGTTTACGATCTGACAGGCACTCAAGATCACTATGAAGTGTTCGTGGAAAGCCCTGTGTTCGCGGGAATGACTCGCATTCAACAGCATCAGCATGTGATGGCTTGCTTTGGTCCAGAATTAAAGACTGGCGAGGTTCACGCACTCTCAATCAAGACTAAGATTAAGTAAGTTTTTAAAAAGAGGTCCCCATGACAACTCATGAAAGAATTGATTCCATTCTAAACCAAAACAAAATCGTGCTTTTCATGAAAGGCACTCAACAATTCCCAATGTGCGGTTTTTCTGCACGTGCTTGCGCGATCTTGCAAGACATCGGCGTTCAATTTCACGACGTGAATGTTCTTGAAGATGAAGAAATCCGTTCAGGTATCAAAGAGTACGGCAACTGGCCGACAATTCCGCAACTTTACATCAACAAACAGTTGGTGGGCGGAAGCGATATCATGATGGAAATGTACCAATCTGGTGAGTTGCAAGAGCTTATAAAATAACATGAGATGTAATGTTGCCGTTTGGGACCGCATTTTAAGGTTTATTTTTGGCGTATTCTTAACAGCCTACGCCATTGCCGGCGGTCCTTTTTGGGCATACATCGGTTTGTATGGCCTCATCACTGCTGCTTGGGGCTTGTGTCCTGTCTACGCCTTCTTTAGAATAAGAACTCTGAAAGATTATCATCGCGCGATTCCTGACGAAGAATAGGATGTTGTATGTCCACGGCCCTCATCGAACTTGAAAGTTTTTTACAAAAAGACCAAATCAAAACCGACGAGGAAAGCCTCAAATACTGGGGTAAAGACTGGACAACTTATTTCGACATCAAAGCCACGGCGATTGTTTTTCCTCGCAGCACCGAAGATGTCGTTGCCATCGTAAAATGGGCGCGCAAAAATAAAATGGCCCTTGTTCCCTCAGGCGGACGCACGGGTCTTTCCGGTTCTGCCGTCGCCTCTCAAGGTGAAGTCGTTGTCTCTTTTGACCAAATGAACAAAATCAAAGATTTCAGTGCTGTCGATCAATCCGTTGTGATTGAGCCCGGTGTTGTCACTGAAGCTTTGCAAGAGTTCGCTCACTCTAAAAATCTTTTTTATCCCGTAGATTTTGCAGCAACAGGTTCTTCCCAAATGGGTGGCAATATCGCTACCAACGCGGGCGGAATTAAAGTTGTACGCTATGGTTTAACTCGCGAATGGATCATTGGACTTAAAGTCGTGACCGGCGCTGGAGAAGTTTTAGAACTTAACAACGGCCTTGTGAAAAATGCGACAGGGTATGATCTTCGCCACTTGTTCATCGGATCTGAAGGTACGTTGGGATTTATCGTGGAAGCGACAATTCGTCTGGCTCCCGCTCCTCCACCAATGAAAGTTTTGGTGATGGCGGTCAGTGGACTTGATGCTGTGATGAAAATCTTCGCGGAATTTAAAACGAAGACATCACTTGTTGCGTTTGAGATGTTCTCAGACAAGGCGTTGAACAAAGTATTAGAAAATACGGGCCTGCCAGCTCCACTAGAAACGAAAGCTTCATTTTACGTCTTAGCTGAAGTTGAAACTCGCAACGAGCAAGATGAAGAACACGCTTTGGGTGTTTTTGAAAAGTGTTTGGAAGAAAGCTGGGTCCTGGACGGAGTGATCAGTCAGTCGGACGTCCAAGCGGCGACCTTCTGGCGCTACCGCGAAGATATCTCTGAGTCGTTAGCCAAATATTCTCCGTACAAAAACGATATCGCCGTGACTATTTCTAAAGTGCCTCCATTCATGGAAGATTTAGATAAGGTTTTGGCGCAAGCCTACCCAACTTGGGAAGTCGTATGGTTCGGCCACATCGGCGATGGGAACTTGCACATCAATATTTTGCGCCCTTCGGGAATGAGTAAAGAAGAGTTCGTGAACGAGTGCCGCAAGGTCGACATCATGGTTTTTGAAACGGTGAAAAAATATAAAGGATCTATTTCCGCCGAACACGGTGTGGGTATGACAAAAAGATCTTTCTTGAACTACACCCGCTCCGAGGCCGAGATCGAAATCATGCGATCAATCAAAAAAGCATTTGATCCCGACATGATTATGAATCCGGGAAAAGTCATATAAGATAAGAATAGACTCACATCCGAGACTAAACAACGTTTCAACAACGGACTAAAGACGTTACCGCGGATGACAGTGGAGCAACTATCACGATACGGCATAGTTTTACTTCGAGAAATTTTCTGAATATTCCGAAAAGGTTCATAGGGCTAAGAACCTTGTTAGGAAAAATTCATGAGAACTCTACGGTACGTGACTTTATGTGTAGGACTTTCGCTGACTCTGGCGGGATGTTCAATCAACACCTCTCTTTTTGGAAGTTCCAAGGATCTGCCATCTCAAGGCGACAATCTGCAAGCGGTCAAAGGAAACTTCCCGCTGATGACACCTTTCACCGGTCAATTTAAAAACTACCTGCGAGCAGCTCCAAATAAAAAATTCGTGTTCGCAAGCTTTTTCAATGACGTCTACATCGTTTCAGAAACGGGAACCTACTTAAAAAGTTTCACTCCTGCGGATGTCTTCAATATTGAAGGCTTGGCGGTCGATACAAGTGGTAACATCTATATCGCCGGTGCGGCAGCTTCACCGAATGAAAACACTCATCGCTTCGTTAGAAAATACGATATCGACGGAAACTATCTTGGTGAGATCGTGACCTTCGGAGATGAAGATCCGGGTGCTGGCGTCTATGTACCACTTCCTAAACAACCCCGTATCGGTGCCGATGGTTCCATTTACGTAGCCTTGAACGCAGAAATTCGCAAATACAACTCTGCCGGCGTACAACAACTTATTTTTGGTACCGGTGTTCAAGGAGCCAACGACGGAGAGATTAATGGTGCTCCCGTCTTTACAGTGAACAACGACGGAAGTATTTACGTGGCCGATATGTGGTCGGACCGTGTGCAACTTTTTAACGCCGATGGGACGTTCAATTCTAAATTTACTTGGCCAAGGCAAATTGCCATGTCGATGCTAGAAGACCTGCAAAAAAATCCCGATGGAAACTTCCTCCTGACCGAACGCATGGGGAGTGAGGCACGCATTACTTTTTTTGATCCGACGGGGACTCTCTTATTTTCTTTGAATGGTTCCGAAGGTGGCGGCGCGGCTTGGGGCACAAGTGACCTGACGACCGCGACTGTATCAGACACTCGTCTGTACGTCGGCTACCAGGATGGTGTATATGTCTTTAACGCTTCGACTGGAGCCTATGTTAAAGACTATCTTCCAGGCATGAAGAATCCGACAAGCGTGGTTCAAGCTAAAAATGGACATTTCTATGTCGGAACAGATAAGGGTGTAGAGCAGTTTAATGCCAAAGGAGATTGGCAAAGAACTTTCGGTCCCGTGGCACAGATTACATCGCTTGCCGTGACGAGCAAAAACGTTCTTTATGTTGCGAATGCCTCCACCCCGACGACTCTTAATAAATACGATCTTGATGGCAATCTTTTGGGAACGGTTGTTGTCCCGGGTTTGGCTCTCCCCTATAGCATGTCCGTGGACGCCAGTGACAACATCTATATCGCCGATATTGGTGGCGGTGGTCTGCAAATCTTATCAACGGCTTTGGAATCAGCGACAACATTTCCGGGAGTGATCGGAACCCCCTCGGGTGTTCATTGCGCCAAAGACGGCAGCATTTTAGTTTTAGATTTTGATGGAGCCAAGTCGACTCCCAAAAGATTCAGCGCCGCCGGCGCTCTTTTAGACACTTTCGATGCAGCGGGCGCCGATATTGACGTAGGTGTTGCTTTGGGGATTACCCAGGTCGGTAGCGGTCGAGTCTATATTGCCGGCACCATAAAAAACAAAATCTATGAGTACGAAGCCGATGGTACGTACGTCACAAACTTTGGCAGCGCTGGAACGCAGCTAAATCAATTCAACCAACCCTGGAGCATTTTTGCTGACGCCTTCGGAAGTTTATTTGTCGTCGATAAAAGCAACGATGCCGTGAAAAAGTTTAAAACCGACGGCACGCTGCTTTACGAATAGTTTTTTTCCAAACTAACTTTGGAACATTTTTTTGATCTTATCTCGATCCGTGCCGTGATACTGAAATTCACGGCGCGACTGAACTTCATCGGGATTCAGAGTGCTGATTCTGCCGTTTCTCATTAGAACTTTTCCGCGCGCGATCACATCGCGAATAGTGAAGTTCTTTTTTTCAACAATCACCAGATCGGCGTCTTTTTTTACTTCCAGGCCACCTTTGGAATGCAACTTCAGCACATTTGCAGTGTAAGAAGTGAAATGCGGCAGCACATCTTCTAGATTCATTTTATATTTCAGATGGCATTCACGCAGCTGCGCAAAAAGACTGTCGGGTGAGTTTATCGAAGCATCCGTCGACACGGTGATTCGATCTTTCTTCGCTCCGTACCCAAGAATTTTTGTCAGGCATTCATGCAAGTTCCCTTCAGTCGTATCCAGATCGACGAATCCATCTTTTGTCGTGAACTTCGCAGCGTCTTTCATCAGACCCTCCGTTCTCCCGACATGCGTTGGATAAATACAGTTGGAGGGAAGATCAAATTCTTCCATCAACTTGAAAAGAATCTTCATACCTTGCTTTTTGTCCCCCATATGAAAATGAGTGACTCCGGCTTTTTTAGACAACATCCCAGCGACGCGACCATCGCTGACAACACGAGCCAAGTCGTGAGCGTCAGGGTCTCTAGAGCGATCATCGGCAATGGCGACTTCTCCCACTCCTATAATTTCTTTGATAAAAAGAATATCCGTTCGAATGTCCTGAGTGAGGGTGCGGGGCGGAACCTCGTAGCCTCCGGTATAACAAAAAGCACTGATGCCAGCTTCGTCCGTCGCTTTGACCTTGGCCAAAAGATTCGCCATATTTTTGGTGACCGTGTCAGATCCAAGGCACCCCACAACACTCGTAAT
The window above is part of the Bdellovibrio bacteriovorus genome. Proteins encoded here:
- a CDS encoding YgaP family membrane protein translates to MRCNVAVWDRILRFIFGVFLTAYAIAGGPFWAYIGLYGLITAAWGLCPVYAFFRIRTLKDYHRAIPDEE
- a CDS encoding BON domain-containing protein — protein: MEEMIEEVEEMNEEKSSLWPWLIAGAAVGAAYVYFTQSESGKRITEDAKEYFRTGTTRDDRLQMKVFSELSRILGAGKEIQVRAEKGSIILSGAILSEALEEVLVCARHIPGVKSVINNLEVRQQH
- the grxD gene encoding Grx4 family monothiol glutaredoxin translates to MTTHERIDSILNQNKIVLFMKGTQQFPMCGFSARACAILQDIGVQFHDVNVLEDEEIRSGIKEYGNWPTIPQLYINKQLVGGSDIMMEMYQSGELQELIK
- a CDS encoding helix-turn-helix transcriptional regulator; translation: MAKSSYQNKKDRMDRLLGLLKAEDHSTSLALAKKLRVSHRTLMRDLEELKASGIPVEADRGRGGGLRLNAQWGLGRLQVNYKESLDLLLSLAIAEKFNSPVLLSSVKSLRDKVFQSFPEEHRKKLQLIRKRVRITTYADESVRATYDNVPAPVQNALHEAFFEMRCLKIAYRDEKKNITERLIEPHYLLLSFPLWYVMAWDHLRQDLRSFRVDRIQKASVHAQETFHMHHQDLFQKTLQKFSESL
- a CDS encoding BolA/IbaG family iron-sulfur metabolism protein yields the protein MKERLESHYQGAKIEVYDLTGTQDHYEVFVESPVFAGMTRIQQHQHVMACFGPELKTGEVHALSIKTKIK
- a CDS encoding cyclic nucleotide-binding domain-containing protein — its product is MSVKTFKKGEVIYKDGDKITSVYLIQTGAANQCLIRGKKTIDLFQLGSSHILGDQVILGQNTHPTSAIATTETKVLEIPVETLKQQYEGAPQMLKVIIKSLADRLRLAVNDVRSSKLEKDSSPCPEDQVAKAFGAVFHTANHKGDRSTPGRVVVDWNMMKQYSQRVMGEGPKRVEQVINVLVKLKLALYEMGKAPDNPDGPEEIQKVHFLDLGLLESFFEFYQYYYFKNRSDLLKVDELCQQMLDALLKLCENEQPDRFGIVGVEFAKFSEHCKSELGINLNNDHFARLEGKGVFMKRKTGSTGVILQFELKEFRSVFQSWKMLREIEKWNEKGFVDMDEKEDKPKKKTVGGPACPACAVELQAGAKFCHECGHKIVAAA
- a CDS encoding FAD-binding oxidoreductase, with protein sequence MSTALIELESFLQKDQIKTDEESLKYWGKDWTTYFDIKATAIVFPRSTEDVVAIVKWARKNKMALVPSGGRTGLSGSAVASQGEVVVSFDQMNKIKDFSAVDQSVVIEPGVVTEALQEFAHSKNLFYPVDFAATGSSQMGGNIATNAGGIKVVRYGLTREWIIGLKVVTGAGEVLELNNGLVKNATGYDLRHLFIGSEGTLGFIVEATIRLAPAPPPMKVLVMAVSGLDAVMKIFAEFKTKTSLVAFEMFSDKALNKVLENTGLPAPLETKASFYVLAEVETRNEQDEEHALGVFEKCLEESWVLDGVISQSDVQAATFWRYREDISESLAKYSPYKNDIAVTISKVPPFMEDLDKVLAQAYPTWEVVWFGHIGDGNLHINILRPSGMSKEEFVNECRKVDIMVFETVKKYKGSISAEHGVGMTKRSFLNYTRSEAEIEIMRSIKKAFDPDMIMNPGKVI
- a CDS encoding NHL repeat-containing protein, with translation MRTLRYVTLCVGLSLTLAGCSINTSLFGSSKDLPSQGDNLQAVKGNFPLMTPFTGQFKNYLRAAPNKKFVFASFFNDVYIVSETGTYLKSFTPADVFNIEGLAVDTSGNIYIAGAAASPNENTHRFVRKYDIDGNYLGEIVTFGDEDPGAGVYVPLPKQPRIGADGSIYVALNAEIRKYNSAGVQQLIFGTGVQGANDGEINGAPVFTVNNDGSIYVADMWSDRVQLFNADGTFNSKFTWPRQIAMSMLEDLQKNPDGNFLLTERMGSEARITFFDPTGTLLFSLNGSEGGGAAWGTSDLTTATVSDTRLYVGYQDGVYVFNASTGAYVKDYLPGMKNPTSVVQAKNGHFYVGTDKGVEQFNAKGDWQRTFGPVAQITSLAVTSKNVLYVANASTPTTLNKYDLDGNLLGTVVVPGLALPYSMSVDASDNIYIADIGGGGLQILSTALESATTFPGVIGTPSGVHCAKDGSILVLDFDGAKSTPKRFSAAGALLDTFDAAGADIDVGVALGITQVGSGRVYIAGTIKNKIYEYEADGTYVTNFGSAGTQLNQFNQPWSIFADAFGSLFVVDKSNDAVKKFKTDGTLLYE
- a CDS encoding HNH endonuclease — its product is MDYFFSAAPPEHQKREKAKARELRQSQWWKQELGKGLCYHCGERFKPADLTMDHLIPIARGGKSNKNNCVPSCKDCNTKKGYKTRAEMALDELSQTSKPETTDEE
- a CDS encoding LTA synthase family protein, translated to MGGMFGPTSRLLKVFALALLALLFYFFARVEFLLWNWSLFKSKELSDILWSFVVGLRFDISAVLSLSAPLILLAMIPWPRSWQKGWQWLLALGFTVLQIPLFILNLGDTEFINFVGRRFTYDSLFIMGEMQGKIWNFISSYWLLFLVNTALVALFVFAIFKFSFKKQKGIYWAGQRKKPLGYWLSHGFLSFMAIVISVVGIRGGLQSKPVNFVSANVFSAPLLNNLVLNSSFTFIKSYGAQGLKQEKYFENKDDMLRHLNGSFVGSKMEGLRLPKPQNIVLIILESFGEEYLGPVNGKSYTPFMDSLMEKSLVFKNAYANGRRSIEGVGAVMAGIPALMSEPFISSHFTSNYFLGLGTLLSQKGYSTSFFHGGHNGTMYFDSFMQSAGVEKYFGSKEYNNPSDDDGVWGIWDEPFLQWMLVQLDSVPQPFMTSVFTLSSHQPFKVPAQYKDQFPEGPIEILKTVAYTDFALKKFFEEAAKKPWYKDTLFIVTADHTSMHYRKEYENDLGSYRIPLFLYHPSFEFPQVDTEKIVQQIDIPPTVLDFLGIPEKDKNYLGSSMFVDGDKSAVNFIDGRYLLFAQDFYLRWTPGHSEPQMYSLLDREGMKELNGSMITEEQQARKSALEQKLKATIQYFNEGMWDNKLYYPTR
- a CDS encoding PilZ domain-containing protein; the encoded protein is MSEALIVFKAVSTDSDKQMLLQKALAKKETLYLRDKFDRTIALKPVSINSNNQIKCHHPEDMTMNTNEKDTFTASFSISGEKYLFETHPVVSEHYVTLTVLNLFHLQRRRNYRYVMPENYSAEFVINYLNQSICSHPCRLIDLSTEGCAVEIMQESANLHLEDLVEAEIFLGDREPIMVQGVIKNIRVKDDTQLVLGVEFNHLANSSEEKIVTSLTDLQREIFFRRKAA
- a CDS encoding GFA family protein, which produces MAEKTYHGSCHCGSVKIKAKIDLSKGTGRCNCTYCRKVRSWSVIIKPENFELLAGQESLSDYQFGTFSGHHLFCKNCGCRPFGRGHVEEIGGAFVSIALACLDDVDAQELIDAPVTYFDGLNNNWFNKPAEIRHL